A section of the Engystomops pustulosus chromosome 3, aEngPut4.maternal, whole genome shotgun sequence genome encodes:
- the MARCKS gene encoding myristoylated alanine-rich C-kinase substrate — MGAQFSKTGAKGEAATADKPGEAVAASPSKTNGQENGHVKANGDASPAAAEAEKEEVQANGSAPAEETPKEEAAAAAEAAPEKEAAASAEGESPEPASPAEGEASAKTEEAGSTSTPSTSNETPKKKKKRFSFKKSFKLSGFSFKKNKKENNEGAEGEGAAASSEGAKEDAPAAAPEATNEEAKPAQDEAPAASSTEEKKEEAAAAASPEPQEAKPEEPAPEKPTEEVKPAEEPKPEEKPAEEAPAVVAVPEAPSTEPEAPKAEEPAAPTQEATSESSPAAESAE, encoded by the exons ATGGGAGCCCAATTCTCTAAGACCGGAGCCAAAGGCGAAGCCGCCACCGCCGACAAGCCCGGGGAAGCAGTGGCCGCCTCTCCCTCCAAGACCAACGGCCAG GAAAATGGGCATGTAAAGGCCAATGGCGATGCatctcctgcagcagctgaggcagaAAAGGAGGAAGTCCAGGCTAATGGCAGTGCCCCAGCTGAGGAGACCCccaaggaggaggctgcagcagcAGCTGAGGCCGCTCCAGAAAAGGAGGCTGCTGCATCTGCAGAGGGCGAGAGCCCAGAACCAGCATCTCCAGCAGAGGGAGAGGCCTCAGCCAAAACAGAAGAAGCAGGCTCCACTTCCACACCTTCCACTAGCAATGAAACCCCCAAAAAGAAGAAGAAGCGCTTCTCATTTAAAAAGTCTTTTAAGCTGAGtggcttttctttcaaaaagaacaaaaaggagAACAATGAAGGAGCAGAGGGTGAAGGTGCAGCTGCATCCAGTGAGGGAGCAAAGGAGGATGCTCCTGCAGCTGCTCCCGAGGCCACCAATGAAGAGGCCAAGCCAGCCCAAGACGAGGCTCCAGctgccagcagcacagaggaaaagaaggaggaggcagctgctgcagcatcgCCTGAGCCCCAGGAGGCCAAACCTGAGGAGCCTGCACCAGAAAAGCCCACAGAGGAGGTAAAGCCTGCTGAGGAGCCAAAGCCTGAGGAAAAACCTGCAGAAGAGGCCCCTGCCGTTGTTGCTGTTCCTGAAGCCCCATCTACTGAACCAGAGGCACCAAAAGCTGAAGagcctgcagctcccacacaggAGGCTACATCTGAATCCAGTCCAGCAGCCGAGTCAGCAGAGTAA